The following are encoded in a window of Manihot esculenta cultivar AM560-2 chromosome 8, M.esculenta_v8, whole genome shotgun sequence genomic DNA:
- the LOC110621711 gene encoding cytochrome P450 89A2 isoform X2, with product MNHLQHAMFCLLAVMCLGDKVGEDDIEKIEVAHRRFLSNFVGFNIFSFCPSVTMVVFRNIWKKYLQIRQDQENTLIPLIRARKELKEEGLSKIKEGEFVLCYVDSLIDLQLPVEKRKLEEGEIVSLCSEFLSGGAETTTTALQWIMANLVKYPQIQEKLFRKIKEVVGEGEELIKEEDLQKMPYLKAVILEGLRRHPPAHMVVPHVVTEDTVIDKYLVPKNGTINFMVAEMGRDPKVWEDPMEFKPERFMSCDGEMVDVTGVKEIKMMPFGSGRRICPGYSLAMFHLEYFVANLVWSYEWKKLKGDEVDLSEQLEFSVGMQYPLQACISPRSIQMSTTSSVPDGFIFNKLHLS from the coding sequence ATGAACCATCTTCAACATGCCATGTTCTGCTTGTTAGCCGTCATGTGTCTCGGCGACAAGGTTGGTGAAGATGACATTGAGAAGATTGAGGTCGCCCATCGTCGATTTCTTTCCAATTTTGTGGGATTCAATATTTTCAGCTTCTGCCCAAGTGTGACAATGGTTGTGTTTAGAAATATATGGAAAAAATACTTGCAAATTCGCCAAGATCAAGAAAACACATTGATTCCTCTAATAAGAGCAAGAAAAGAGTTGAAGGAAGAGGGATTGAGCAAGATTAAAGAGGGAGAGTTTGTGCTGTGCTATGTTGATTCCTTAATCGATTTGCAACTTCCAGTGGAGAAAAGGAAGCTGGAAGAAGGTGAaattgttagtttatgctcagAATTTCTCAGCGGAGGCGCAGAGACTACCACTACAGCTCTGCAATGGATCATGGCGAATTTGGTAAAGTACCCACAAATCCAAGAGAAGCTATTCAGGAAAATCAAAGAAGTTgtaggagaaggagaagaattgATCAAAGAAGAAGATTTGCAAAAGATGCCATATTTAAAAGCTGTGATTTTGGAAGGACTACGACGGCATCCACCAGCACACATGGTGGTTCCACATGTGGTGACTGAAGATACAGTGATTGACAAGTACCTGGTGCCAAAGAATGGGACAATAAACTTCATGGTAGCAGAGATGGGGAGGGATCCAAAGGTGTGGGAGGATCCGATGGAATTTAAACCAGAGAGGTTCATGAGCTGTGATGGAGAAATGGTGGATGTAACAGGTGTCAAAGAGATAAAGATGATGCCATTTGGATCAGGAAGGAGGATTTGTCCTGGGTATAGTTTGGCAATGTTTCACCTGGAGTATTTTGTGGCGAATTTGGTGTGGAGTTATGAATGGAAGAAATTGAAAGGAGACGAAGTAGATCTGTCGGAGCAGCTGGAGTTTTCAGTGGGGATGCAGTATCCATTGCAGGCTTGTATATCTCCCAGGTCTATACAAATGTCAACTACAAGCTCTGTTCCTGAtggatttatatttaataaactcCACTTATCTTGa
- the LOC110621711 gene encoding cytochrome P450 89A2 isoform X1, with amino-acid sequence MEAWFILLITISISVLTKILFNLLFSTKISSHKLPPGPPKFPVIGSLLWLTTSLYDLHLAISSLHSKFGPILTLHIGSLPAVFVADRRLAHQALVQNGAVFADRPPARGIEKINTSNQRTISSASYGSTWRFLRRNLASEILHPLRVKSYSHSRKWVLQLLKDRLESEFRGSGRICVMNHLQHAMFCLLAVMCLGDKVGEDDIEKIEVAHRRFLSNFVGFNIFSFCPSVTMVVFRNIWKKYLQIRQDQENTLIPLIRARKELKEEGLSKIKEGEFVLCYVDSLIDLQLPVEKRKLEEGEIVSLCSEFLSGGAETTTTALQWIMANLVKYPQIQEKLFRKIKEVVGEGEELIKEEDLQKMPYLKAVILEGLRRHPPAHMVVPHVVTEDTVIDKYLVPKNGTINFMVAEMGRDPKVWEDPMEFKPERFMSCDGEMVDVTGVKEIKMMPFGSGRRICPGYSLAMFHLEYFVANLVWSYEWKKLKGDEVDLSEQLEFSVGMQYPLQACISPRSIQMSTTSSVPDGFIFNKLHLS; translated from the coding sequence ATGGAAGCTTGGTTCATCTTGCTCATCACCATCTCAATCTCTGTCCTCACAAAGATTCTCTTCAATCTTCTCTTTTCAACCAAGATCTCCAGCCACAAGCTCCCTCCTGGCCCTCCCAAATTTCCCGTCATCGGCAGCTTACTCTGGCTCACCACTTCTCTCTACGATCTCCACCTTGCTATCAGCTCTCTCCACTCCAAATTCGGTCCAATTCTCACTCTCCACATCGGCTCTCTTCCAGCCGTCTTCGTCGCCGACCGCCGTCTCGCCCACCAAGCCTTAGTCCAAAACGGTGCCGTCTTCGCTGATCGCCCTCCTGCACGTGGAATCGAAAAGATAAACACCAGCAATCAGCGCACTATCAGTTCTGCTTCCTATGGATCGACATGGCGCTTCCTACGGAGAAACCTCGCCTCGGAAATCCTCCACCCTTTGCGGGTCAAGTCCTACTCACATTCTCGTAAATGGGTTCTGCAATTACTTAAAGATCGTCTTGAATCTGAGTTCAGAGGCAGCGGAAGGATCTGTGTAATGAACCATCTTCAACATGCCATGTTCTGCTTGTTAGCCGTCATGTGTCTCGGCGACAAGGTTGGTGAAGATGACATTGAGAAGATTGAGGTCGCCCATCGTCGATTTCTTTCCAATTTTGTGGGATTCAATATTTTCAGCTTCTGCCCAAGTGTGACAATGGTTGTGTTTAGAAATATATGGAAAAAATACTTGCAAATTCGCCAAGATCAAGAAAACACATTGATTCCTCTAATAAGAGCAAGAAAAGAGTTGAAGGAAGAGGGATTGAGCAAGATTAAAGAGGGAGAGTTTGTGCTGTGCTATGTTGATTCCTTAATCGATTTGCAACTTCCAGTGGAGAAAAGGAAGCTGGAAGAAGGTGAaattgttagtttatgctcagAATTTCTCAGCGGAGGCGCAGAGACTACCACTACAGCTCTGCAATGGATCATGGCGAATTTGGTAAAGTACCCACAAATCCAAGAGAAGCTATTCAGGAAAATCAAAGAAGTTgtaggagaaggagaagaattgATCAAAGAAGAAGATTTGCAAAAGATGCCATATTTAAAAGCTGTGATTTTGGAAGGACTACGACGGCATCCACCAGCACACATGGTGGTTCCACATGTGGTGACTGAAGATACAGTGATTGACAAGTACCTGGTGCCAAAGAATGGGACAATAAACTTCATGGTAGCAGAGATGGGGAGGGATCCAAAGGTGTGGGAGGATCCGATGGAATTTAAACCAGAGAGGTTCATGAGCTGTGATGGAGAAATGGTGGATGTAACAGGTGTCAAAGAGATAAAGATGATGCCATTTGGATCAGGAAGGAGGATTTGTCCTGGGTATAGTTTGGCAATGTTTCACCTGGAGTATTTTGTGGCGAATTTGGTGTGGAGTTATGAATGGAAGAAATTGAAAGGAGACGAAGTAGATCTGTCGGAGCAGCTGGAGTTTTCAGTGGGGATGCAGTATCCATTGCAGGCTTGTATATCTCCCAGGTCTATACAAATGTCAACTACAAGCTCTGTTCCTGAtggatttatatttaataaactcCACTTATCTTGa